Sequence from the Nitrospinaceae bacterium genome:
CCGGACGCCGAGGTTGAAAAACTCGCCCAGATGCTGCAGGAGGCAAAACGGCCCATCGCTGTTCTCGGCTCAACAGCAATGCGAATCAAAAACACTGACGCCCTTCGCACATTTATCGAAAAACACCAGATACCCTTCGCCTCAACCACCATGGCGAAAGGGTTGATCGATGAGGATCACCCCCTTTCGATTGGCTGCATCGAACGCTCCCGAAGGCAGATGCAGCGAAGCTTCATCGGCGAGGCCGATCTCGTCATCGGCCTGGGCTATGATGTTATCGAGGCCGAATACGAGTCATGGATAGGCGATGTACCGCTTGTCCACGTGGATATCGAGAAAGCCGACACAGACGCCTCAGTTAACGTGGCACATGAAGTGGTGGGTGATCTGGATGCGACCCTTGAAAAAATAAACGGCATGGACAGCGGCCCGAATGAGTGGCCCTCGGGGGCCGCCCTCCAGCACAAGGACGAGTTCCAGAAAGCCTTGCGCCCGGCTTCCCAGAATTTCACGCCCTACCAGGTGATCGATGTGGTGAGAAGCATCCTCCCGCGAGAGGGCATTTTGTCGTTCGATGTGGGCGCGCATACCCACCAGATTGCCAGCCAGTGGACGGCGCACAATCCACGCACCTTTCTCATCACGAACGGCTGGTCTTCGATGGGGTTCGGGCTACCCGCCGGAATCGGCGCAAAACTCGCGAGGCCGGATCTACCCGTGGTTACGATATTGGGAGACGGCTGCTTCTCGATGACCTGCGGGGAATTGATTGCCGCTAAACGAATGGGGCTCACCCTGCCTGTTATTGTTCTCGATGACAGATGGCTGGGGCTCATCAAGATCAAGCAGGAGCGCCAGAGCCTCGAATACTACGGCACCGAACTTCAGGAAGAAGAGTACCGCGAGCCCCCATCGCACTATTTTGGGGTGCCCGCCGTAGGGGTGAGAGATATTAGTGCCCTTGAAAGAGAGGTTAAAAAAGCGCTGGAGGCAAAAGGCCCAACTGTGATTGAGGCCGTGGTGGACGCGGCGCACTACATGGAAACAGTTTTCGATTAATCTGGCGCTCGCCGCTTAGATAAAACGCACATCCTCAAGGATAGCTTCGTCAAAATTCACATCCTCGATATCGGCTCCCACGAGGTTCGCGCCCCGAAAGCTGGCTTCCGCCACTTCGGCATCGGTAAGCAGGGCATCGGAAAGATCGGCATCCTCAAGATCTGCGCCATGGAGATCGGCTTCCCGCAAATCCGCATCGGACAAATTAGCCTCCTTGAGAGAAGCACCGGCAAGGAGGGCCCCGCGAAGGTTCGCCCCTGAAAGGTCCAATCCATCGAGGTTAACTCGCGAAAGGTCGGCTCCTTCAAGGGCAAGGGGCTTAGAATCGCTTAGCAGTTTATCGATTTCCTCACGCGTGATAGCCATATCAGAATATTAGGCGATACACCTGCCAAAAGAAACGGCCAACAACCACAAAATCACGCATCTGGCACCTACAAAAAATACATCACCGGCGCTATGATGATGTCCATCGGACTTATCTGAATTTTCGGCTCTTTTGGATTTAAACACGAGGCTTCGTTATCGAGGCGGAGAAAACGAAAATGGACATCAAGAAGGTAGGGGTTATAGGGCTGGGAACGATGGGCTCCAACATCGCCATCGTTTGCATTCGAGGCGGCCTGGAGACAGTTGTACTTGAAACGAATGATTCGGCGCTCCAAAACGGCCGGGGCCGAATCAATGCATTTCTCGATGCTGGAGTCGAGAAGGGAAAGACGCCCGCCCAAGACCGGGAGGCTATGCTTGGCCGCCTCTCAGGCACGACAGAGATAACCGACCTCGCTGACTGCGATCTTGTTATCGAGGCCATCAACGAAAATCTTGAAGAAAAAATCTCTTTGCTGCAAAATCTCGACGGCATCCTCGGCGAGGAGGCAATCATCGCCAGCAATACCAGCTCTCTTCCCATCACTGAAATGGGCACTGCCTCGGGCCGCGCGGATCGCGTCATCGGCACACACTTCTGCCTGCCCGCCGCCCTCAACAAACTGGTGGAAGTTGCGCCCGGCTCCCTGACCGACAAAGACACGACCAGCACCGTCATGTCGTTCCTTAAGGCCACAGGTCTAACGCCTATCGAGGTCAAGGACACGCCGGGCTTTATCCTCAATTATTTCCTCATCCCGTTTCAAAACGATTGCATCCGCATGATCGAGGCTGGCTACACAACGGCGGCAGACCTCGACACTGGCATCACCCTCGGGCTGGGCTACAAGATGGCACCCATGCGCCTGCTGGACATCGAGGGGCTCGACATCCATCGAACGGTCTCGCTATCACTCTACGAGCAGTTCAAGGACCCAAGATATTTTCCGCCGCCGCTGGTGGATAAGATGATCGCCGCCGGGCACCTCGGCACCAAGACGGGACGCGGATTCTACACCTATGAAAAAGCGGGCATGTTCGGCGTCGCCGAGCCGAAAAAAGAAAACCTTGCCGCACATGACACCGCTGTGGGAGGCCCCATCGCCGATGCGGTCCAAAAGGTTGGCGTCGTCGGCCTCGGGACGATGGGCAGCGGCATCGCCCAGGTTTGCCTCACGGCGGGCATCGAGGTCATCGGCATTGAGATGGAGCAAGCGGCATTGGAGACTGGCAAGGCCCGGATCGAGAAAAATCTTTCGGGTGCCGTGAAACGAGGAAAAATGGACGAG
This genomic interval carries:
- a CDS encoding thiamine pyrophosphate-binding protein, giving the protein MPMNNADLIVKILKDAGVTHGFGIPSGNVIPFMDAMRKGGIQFVLTAHEGSASFAAEVTGRITGKPGLGISTLGPGATNLATGVGSAYLDRSPMIAITCNLNTNQLDRRIQMLIDHHALFKPITKATLPLREGSIASTIQEALKIALSEPMGPVHLDLPEDVMRAAATEEVPETPEGERLAPAPDAEVEKLAQMLQEAKRPIAVLGSTAMRIKNTDALRTFIEKHQIPFASTTMAKGLIDEDHPLSIGCIERSRRQMQRSFIGEADLVIGLGYDVIEAEYESWIGDVPLVHVDIEKADTDASVNVAHEVVGDLDATLEKINGMDSGPNEWPSGAALQHKDEFQKALRPASQNFTPYQVIDVVRSILPREGILSFDVGAHTHQIASQWTAHNPRTFLITNGWSSMGFGLPAGIGAKLARPDLPVVTILGDGCFSMTCGELIAAKRMGLTLPVIVLDDRWLGLIKIKQERQSLEYYGTELQEEEYREPPSHYFGVPAVGVRDISALEREVKKALEAKGPTVIEAVVDAAHYMETVFD
- a CDS encoding 3-hydroxyacyl-CoA dehydrogenase family protein; this encodes MDIKKVGVIGLGTMGSNIAIVCIRGGLETVVLETNDSALQNGRGRINAFLDAGVEKGKTPAQDREAMLGRLSGTTEITDLADCDLVIEAINENLEEKISLLQNLDGILGEEAIIASNTSSLPITEMGTASGRADRVIGTHFCLPAALNKLVEVAPGSLTDKDTTSTVMSFLKATGLTPIEVKDTPGFILNYFLIPFQNDCIRMIEAGYTTAADLDTGITLGLGYKMAPMRLLDIEGLDIHRTVSLSLYEQFKDPRYFPPPLVDKMIAAGHLGTKTGRGFYTYEKAGMFGVAEPKKENLAAHDTAVGGPIADAVQKVGVVGLGTMGSGIAQVCLTAGIEVIGIEMEQAALETGKARIEKNLSGAVKRGKMDEVAKKEILDRFRTSTDLSRLADCDLIIEVIVENMEIKLALFEKLGDIVKEEAIIASNTSCLSVTAMAAKTKRPERVLGLHFFNPPYAMRLVEVIQAIQTAPEIVEFGIAFCQRIGKMPVPVKDRPGFLVNRLLVPYLNHAAQAFDSELADKETMDKAIQTGLGHPMGPLTLLDLVGIDVQTFVANAIGDEIGEARFVAPPILRRMTSANWLGRKTGRGFYEHGN
- a CDS encoding pentapeptide repeat-containing protein; its protein translation is MAITREEIDKLLSDSKPLALEGADLSRVNLDGLDLSGANLRGALLAGASLKEANLSDADLREADLHGADLEDADLSDALLTDAEVAEASFRGANLVGADIEDVNFDEAILEDVRFI